One genomic region from Oryzias melastigma strain HK-1 linkage group LG19, ASM292280v2, whole genome shotgun sequence encodes:
- the LOC112154582 gene encoding NXPE family member 3 produces the protein MKRLFRMFSLPNGFIFLFLAVGFLIFLFYSQQLVESRNKPTTISMAVPVKPDKLKTFPPSHQQPSKEAVEMDVLKNLIAWPSTPLLPINLSWNDTSDPAHSSFTVLPKRGGGQWCVGDELEVLIQIYNFQGKPKKSGGDVLLARLHSPSLLAGVAGKVVDHLNGSYSALFPLLWEGNVQVEVILVHSSEAVTVLQQVSRLQPYRIFFRSLFRSGPLTESTLCNVYIDAPQEQLCNYTDLYTGEPWFCYKPKKLSCDARVTHAMGGFKKNISRREEMLFQRGINLKVSIPPSSRYNISVHPRVQEQTKRTSNIVRKEPSGYYYHGVWRPLDGTKLQQFNSSKAASQCLRRKVLHLFGDSTIRQWFEYLISSFSDLKKFDLHTSQQAGPLMALDYTNNIMVTYRCHGPPIRFANVPVSQLRYIANELDHIDGGPNTAIVIGIWSHFSTFPVDVYIRRLQSIRKAVVRLLSRAPDTLVVIRTANPKALTVYETLTNSDWYSIQRDKLLREVFKGLNVRLVDAWDMVLAHHLPHNLHPQPPIIKNMIDLLLSYICPPPKDKTRENQPKRLG, from the exons ATGAAGAGACTTTTCAGAATGTTCTCACTGCCGAATGGATTCAtcttcctgttcttggctgtgggttttttaatctttctgtTCTACAGCCAGCAGTTGGTTGAG AGTCGGAATAAACCCACCACCATTTCCATGGCGGTTCCTGTCAAACCTGACAAACTGAAGACCTTTCCACCTTCCCATCAACAGCCCTCAAAGGAAGCTGTTGAAATGGACGTCCTGAAAAACTTGATTGCTTGGCCTTCAACTCCACTTCTACCTATAAACCTTTCTTGGAATGACACCAGTGATCCAGCACACAGCAGCTTCACTGTTCTcccaaagagaggaggaggccAGTGGTGTGTTGGAGATGAGCTGGAGGTTTTAATACAGATCTATAACTTCCAAGGTAAGCCAAAGAAATCTGGAGGAGATGTCCTGCTGGCCCGGCTGCACAGTCCCAGTCTCCTGGCAGGTGTGGCAGGAAAAGTGGTGGACCATCTCAACGGCAGCTACTCGGCTCTGTTCCCTTTACTCTGGGAAGGAAATGTGCAAGTAGAG GTGATCCTGGTTCACTCCAGTGAGGCGGTCACTGTGCTCCAACAAGTGTCCCGTTTGCAGCCTTACAGAATTTTCTTCCGGAGTCTCTTCCGCTCAGGCCCTCTGACTGAAAGCACCCTCTGTAATGTTTACATTGATGCACCTCAGGAGCAGCTGTGCAACTACACTGACCTGTATACAGGCGAGCCGTGGTTCTGCTACAAGCCGAAGAAACTAAGCTGTGATGCCCGAGTCACTCATGCCATGGGaggatttaaaaagaacatCAGTCGTCGGGAGGAGATGCTCTTTCAGAG AGGCATCAATTTGAAGGTCTCCATCCCTCCATCAAGCCGTTACAACATAAGTGTGCATCCAAGAGTGCAAG AACAAACAAAGAGGACCAGTAACATTGTGAGGAAAGAGCCTTCTGGTTATTACTATCATGGTGTCTGGAGACCACTAGATGGAACCAAACTACAACAGTTCAATTCCTCCAAAGCAGCCAGTCAGTGTCTGAGAAGGAAGGTGCTTCACCTGTTTGGAGACTCCACCATCAGACAGTGGTTTGAATACCTCATCTCATCCTTTTCAG atCTCAAGAAGTTTGACCTGCACACTTCCCAACAAGCTGGGCCTCTCATGGCCTTGGACTACACAAACAACATCATGGTGACCTACCGCTGCCACGGTCCTCCTATCCGCTTTGCCAATGTTCCTGTGTCTCAGTTGCGTTACATTGCCAATGAATTAGACCACATTGATGGAGGTCCCAACACTGCTATAGTTATTGGCATCTGGTCACACTTCAGCACTTTTCCTGTTGACGTTTACATTCGCCGTCTGCAGAGCATCCGCAAGGCGGTGGTGCGGCTGCTGTCCAGAGCTCCAGATACGCTGGTGGTCATCCGGACGGCAAACCCCAAAGCTTTGACCGTCTATGAAACGCTGACCAACAGCGACTGGTACTCTATACAGCGTGATAAACTGCTGCGGGAGGTCTTCAAAGGACTCAATGTCCGTCTGGTGGATGCTTGGGACATGGTCCTGGCCCATCACCTGCCACACAACCTCCATCCACAACCGCCTatcatcaaaaacatgattgatCTTCTCCTGTCCTACATATGCCCTCCACCAAAAGACAAAACCAGAGAAAATCAACCAAAGAGACTAGGATAG